The Meriones unguiculatus strain TT.TT164.6M chromosome 6, Bangor_MerUng_6.1, whole genome shotgun sequence genome has a window encoding:
- the Tmed3 gene encoding transmembrane emp24 domain-containing protein 3 — protein MGNKGPRASSFQMLLLLLLLLLRAERLWGAELTFELPDNAKQCFHEEVEQGVKFSLDYQVITGGHYDVDCYVEDPVGNVIYRETKKQYDSFTYRTEVKGVYRFCFSNEFSTFSHKTVYFDFQVGDEPPILPDMGNRVTALTQMESACVTIHEALKTVIDSQTHYRLREAQDRARAEDLNSRVSYWSVGETIALFVVSFSQVLLLKSFFTEKRPINRTVHS, from the exons ATGGGCAACAAAGGTCCGCGCGCTTCATCCTtccagatgctgctgctgctgcttctgctcctgCTCCGGGCCGAGCGACTGTGGGGCGCCGAGCTCACCTTCGAGCTGCCGGACAATGCCAAACAGTGCTTCCACGAAGAGGTGGAGCAGGGCGTGAAGTTCTCTCTGGATTACCAG GTTATCACGGGAGGCCACTACGATGTGGACTGCTATGTGGAGGACCCCGTGGGAAATGTCATCTACAGGGAGACCAAGAAGCAGTACGACAGCTTCACGTACAGGACGGAGGTCAAGGGCGTTTATCGTTTTTGCTTCAGTAACGAGTTTTCCACCTTCTCTCACAAGACCGTCTACTTTGACTTTCAAGTGGGTGATGAGCCCCCCATTCTCCCAGACATGGGGAACAGGGTCACAGCTCTCACCCAG ATGGAGTCTGCCTGTGTAACTATTCACGAGGCCCTGAAGACTGTGATTGACTCCCAGACACATTATCGCCTGCGAGAGGCCCAGGACCGAGCCCGAGCTGAAGACCTTAATAGTCGAGTGTCTTACTGGTCTGTAGGTGAGACCATTGCCCTATTTGTGGTCAGCTTCAGCCAGGTGCTACTGCTGAAAAGCTTCTTTACAGAGAAACGACCCATTAACAGAACGGTCCACTCCTAA